One genomic window of Comamonas serinivorans includes the following:
- a CDS encoding efflux RND transporter periplasmic adaptor subunit: MTPRLIPWFVSTPSGPAPAALPASRRAASTPPGRLAARRSTPAWAAGALVLALTLAGCGRSSDGPGQARPDEAASAPAAGASAAEATRPALTVSVAAPERQEWPVTLDANGNVAAWQEASVGSESNGLRLAEVRVNVGDVVKRGQVLAVFSGDTVRADVAQAQASLVEAQANAADAQGNAERARALAETGALSQQQINQYQTAAKTAQARVEAARAVLAAQQVRGRNVQVLAPDDGIISARSATVGSVLSAGTELFRLIRQGRLEWRAEVPAHELEKIQPGQRAELVLPSGSSVQGTVRAVAPSLDDKTRNALVYVDLAPHAGVKAGMFARGRFELGRQAALTVPQVAVVPRDGFNHVLVVAADNRVRLHKVQLGRRLGERVELLEALPADARLVVDGAGFLNDGDLVHVVPPLPAAAASAPASGPAPTSASAASAPAAASSGMAPAASASAPPATAASTPASASSN; encoded by the coding sequence ATGACACCACGCCTGATTCCCTGGTTTGTTTCCACCCCTTCGGGGCCTGCGCCTGCGGCGCTGCCGGCCTCGCGCCGCGCCGCATCGACCCCGCCTGGTCGCCTTGCGGCCCGCCGTTCGACGCCCGCCTGGGCGGCCGGCGCCCTGGTGCTGGCGCTGACGCTGGCGGGCTGCGGCCGCTCGTCCGACGGGCCCGGCCAGGCGCGGCCTGACGAAGCCGCCAGCGCACCCGCGGCGGGGGCCTCGGCGGCCGAGGCGACCCGGCCGGCGCTCACGGTCAGCGTCGCCGCGCCCGAGCGGCAGGAGTGGCCCGTGACGCTGGACGCCAACGGCAACGTGGCCGCCTGGCAAGAGGCCAGCGTGGGCTCGGAAAGCAACGGCTTGCGCCTGGCCGAGGTGCGCGTCAACGTGGGCGACGTGGTGAAGCGGGGACAGGTGCTGGCCGTGTTCTCGGGCGACACCGTGCGCGCCGATGTGGCCCAGGCCCAGGCCAGCCTGGTCGAGGCGCAGGCCAATGCCGCCGATGCCCAGGGCAACGCCGAGCGCGCCCGCGCGCTGGCCGAAACCGGTGCGTTGAGCCAGCAGCAGATCAACCAGTACCAGACGGCGGCCAAGACCGCGCAGGCGCGCGTCGAGGCGGCCCGCGCCGTGCTGGCCGCGCAGCAGGTGCGCGGCCGCAACGTGCAGGTGCTGGCGCCCGACGACGGCATCATCTCGGCGCGCAGCGCCACCGTGGGCAGCGTGCTGAGCGCGGGCACCGAGCTGTTCCGCCTGATCCGGCAGGGCCGGCTCGAGTGGCGCGCCGAGGTGCCGGCGCATGAGCTCGAGAAGATCCAGCCCGGCCAGCGTGCCGAGCTGGTGCTGCCCAGCGGATCGAGCGTGCAGGGCACGGTGCGCGCGGTCGCACCCTCGCTGGACGACAAGACGCGCAACGCCCTGGTCTACGTCGACCTGGCGCCCCACGCGGGCGTGAAGGCCGGCATGTTCGCGCGCGGCCGGTTCGAGCTGGGCCGCCAGGCCGCGCTCACGGTGCCGCAGGTGGCCGTGGTGCCGCGCGACGGCTTCAACCACGTGCTCGTCGTGGCGGCCGACAACCGCGTGCGCCTGCACAAGGTGCAGCTGGGGCGCCGCCTGGGCGAGCGCGTCGAGCTGCTGGAGGCGCTGCCTGCCGACGCGCGGCTGGTGGTCGACGGCGCGGGCTTCCTGAACGACGGCGACCTGGTGCATGTGGTGCCGCCGCTGCCCGCCGCTGCGGCCTCGGCGCCGGCTTCCGGGCCGGCTCCGACCTCGGCGTCCGCCGCATCCGCGCCTGCGGCAGCCTCCTCAGGCATGGCGCCGGCTGCCTCCGCCTCGGCGCCACCGGCGACGGCGGCGTCCACGCCGGCGTCGGCGTCATCGAACTGA